A stretch of the Polynucleobacter tropicus genome encodes the following:
- a CDS encoding NADH-quinone oxidoreductase subunit C, whose translation MSDRLVQLAANLEKVLGQRIQSVEIALGEVTVTVKADTYFESALMLRDDPSLAFEQLIDLCGVDYQDYRDGAWSGQRFGVVSHLLSLEHNWRLRVRVFAPDDSYPLVASITPVWNSANWFEREAFDLYGIIFEGHDDLRRILTDYGFIGHPFRKDFPISGNVEMRYDPELKRVVYQPVTIEAREITPRIVREEQYGGQA comes from the coding sequence ATGTCAGATCGTTTGGTTCAATTAGCCGCTAACCTCGAAAAAGTTTTAGGTCAGCGCATTCAATCTGTTGAAATCGCTCTTGGTGAAGTGACGGTTACTGTAAAAGCAGATACTTATTTTGAGTCTGCTTTAATGCTCCGCGACGATCCATCTTTAGCGTTTGAGCAATTGATTGATTTATGTGGTGTCGATTACCAAGACTACCGAGATGGCGCTTGGAGCGGTCAACGCTTTGGCGTTGTTAGTCACTTATTGTCCCTAGAACATAACTGGCGTTTGCGCGTACGCGTATTCGCTCCAGATGATAGCTATCCATTAGTTGCTTCAATTACTCCCGTATGGAATTCTGCAAACTGGTTCGAGCGCGAGGCATTTGACCTTTATGGAATTATTTTTGAAGGCCACGATGACTTACGTCGTATCTTGACTGACTATGGCTTTATCGGTCATCCATTTAGAAAAGATTTCCCAATCAGCGGTAATGTAGAAATGCGTTATGACCCTGAGTTGAAGCGCGTTGTATATCAGCCGGTAACCATCGAAGCACGCGAGATTACTCCACGCATCGTACGTGAAGAGCAGTATGGAGGTCAAGCTTAA
- a CDS encoding NADH-quinone oxidoreductase subunit D has translation MAQIKNYTLNFGPQHPAAHGVLRLVLELDGEVIQRADPHIGLLHRATEKLAETRTWIQNVPYMDRLDYVSMMSNEHAYVMAIEKLLQVDVPLRAQYIRVMYDELTRLLNHLLWIGCHGLDVGAMAVFLYAFRDREDIFDMYEAVSGARMHAAYYRPGGVYRDLPDQMAQYNKSKIRSASALKRLNENRSGTLLDFIEQFSNGFDANVDEYCNLLTDNRIWKQRLVNIGVVTPERALQLGFTGPMLRGSGIEWDLRKKQPYEVYDRLDFDIPVGVNGDSYDRYLVRMEEMRQSNRIIKQCVAWLKANPGPVMSDNHKVSPPKRVDMKTNMEELIHHFKLFTEGIHVPDGEAYSAVEHPKGEFGIYLISDGANKPYRMKIRAPGFVHLSAMDEMSRGHMLADAVTIIGTQDIVFGEIDR, from the coding sequence ATGGCACAGATTAAGAATTACACCCTCAATTTTGGTCCTCAGCACCCTGCGGCTCACGGCGTTTTACGTCTTGTTCTCGAATTGGATGGTGAAGTCATTCAGCGCGCCGACCCACATATTGGTTTGTTGCATCGCGCTACAGAAAAATTAGCAGAGACGCGCACTTGGATTCAGAACGTTCCATACATGGATCGTTTGGACTATGTATCCATGATGTCCAATGAGCATGCTTATGTGATGGCAATTGAAAAATTGCTTCAAGTAGATGTTCCATTACGCGCTCAATATATTCGTGTAATGTATGACGAGCTCACACGCTTGTTGAATCACTTGCTTTGGATTGGTTGCCACGGATTAGACGTCGGTGCAATGGCAGTGTTCTTGTATGCATTCCGTGATCGCGAAGATATCTTTGATATGTATGAAGCGGTATCAGGTGCTCGTATGCATGCTGCTTACTATCGTCCAGGTGGCGTATATCGTGATTTGCCAGATCAAATGGCGCAGTACAACAAATCCAAGATTCGTAGCGCATCTGCATTAAAACGTTTGAACGAAAACCGTAGCGGTACATTGCTTGATTTCATTGAGCAATTTAGCAATGGCTTTGATGCAAACGTTGATGAGTATTGCAATCTTCTGACTGATAACCGTATTTGGAAACAACGTCTGGTCAACATCGGCGTGGTAACTCCAGAGCGTGCTTTGCAGTTAGGCTTTACGGGTCCGATGTTGCGTGGTTCTGGTATTGAGTGGGACTTACGTAAAAAGCAGCCATACGAAGTGTATGACCGTCTCGACTTTGATATTCCAGTTGGCGTAAATGGCGATTCTTATGATCGTTATTTGGTTCGCATGGAAGAAATGCGTCAATCCAATCGCATTATTAAACAGTGCGTTGCTTGGTTAAAAGCAAACCCTGGTCCTGTGATGAGTGATAACCACAAGGTTTCTCCACCTAAGCGCGTGGATATGAAAACCAATATGGAAGAGTTGATTCACCACTTCAAGTTATTTACCGAAGGTATTCACGTTCCAGATGGTGAGGCTTATTCAGCTGTTGAACATCCAAAGGGTGAGTTTGGTATCTATTTGATTTCCGATGGCGCCAATAAACCATATCGCATGAAGATTCGTGCACCAGGCTTCGTGCATCTGTCAGCTATGGATGAGATGTCTCGTGGCCATATGTTGGCTGACGCTGTAACCATTATTGGTACGCAAGATATTGTGTTCGGGGAGATTGACCGCTAA
- the nuoE gene encoding NADH-quinone oxidoreductase subunit NuoE, which translates to MTTTLQLSDKTLADIARNVAKYPPEQKQSAVMASLIAAQTEVGWVSPEVIATVAQILEMPTIAVEEVATFYNMYNTKPIGKYKLVICTNLPCQLTHGETAATYLKETLGIGFNETTPCGTFTLKEGECMGACGDSPVMLVNDKRMCSFMSKEKIDALLNELRAEGKAA; encoded by the coding sequence ATGACAACAACTCTTCAACTATCTGACAAAACGCTGGCAGACATTGCCCGCAATGTCGCGAAATATCCGCCAGAGCAAAAACAGTCTGCAGTCATGGCTTCATTGATCGCAGCCCAAACTGAAGTAGGTTGGGTATCGCCAGAGGTGATTGCTACCGTTGCTCAAATTTTAGAAATGCCAACCATCGCTGTAGAAGAGGTTGCTACCTTCTACAACATGTACAACACCAAGCCGATTGGTAAGTACAAATTGGTCATTTGCACAAACTTGCCTTGCCAGTTAACGCATGGTGAAACAGCAGCTACATACCTTAAAGAAACTTTGGGTATTGGCTTTAATGAAACTACGCCGTGCGGCACATTTACCCTTAAAGAGGGTGAGTGCATGGGTGCATGTGGTGATTCGCCTGTGATGTTGGTGAATGACAAGCGTATGTGCAGCTTTATGAGTAAAGAGAAGATTGATGCTCTATTGAATGAACTCCGTGCAGAAGGGAAAGCGGCATGA
- the nuoF gene encoding NADH-quinone oxidoreductase subunit NuoF has translation MTSLHDRHIKPLILAGLNGNNWRLKDYESRGGYQQLRRLINDKVAPDAIIAELKASSLRGRGGAGFPTGLKWSFMPRQFPGQKYLVCNSDEGEPGTFKDRDIMRYNPHALIEGMIIGAYTMGISAGYNYIHGEIWEVYSRFEEALEEARAAGYLGDKILGSDFSFQLHAAPGWGAYICGEETALLESLEGKKGQPRFKPPFPASFGLYGKPTTINNTETFAAVPFILAIGGQAYLDLGKPNNGGTKIFSVSGDVAHPGNYEIPLGTPFADLLKLAGGMRDGKAIKAVIPGGSSAPVIPGAQMMDLTMDYDSIAKAGSMLGSGAVIVMNETRCMVRALERLSYFYHEESCGQCTPCREGTGWLWRIVHRIEHGQGRPEDLDLLNDVAANIQGRTICALGDAAAMPVRGMLKHYMDEFAYHVEHKRCLDSVKPL, from the coding sequence ATGACCAGTTTGCACGATCGCCACATTAAACCTCTCATCCTTGCTGGATTGAATGGCAATAACTGGCGTTTAAAAGATTACGAAAGCCGTGGTGGTTATCAACAGTTGCGTCGTTTAATTAACGATAAGGTTGCGCCCGATGCCATTATTGCAGAATTAAAGGCTTCCTCATTACGTGGTCGTGGAGGTGCTGGCTTCCCAACGGGATTGAAGTGGAGCTTTATGCCTCGCCAATTCCCTGGCCAAAAGTATTTGGTTTGCAATAGCGACGAAGGTGAACCGGGTACATTTAAAGACCGCGACATCATGCGTTACAACCCACATGCGCTCATCGAAGGCATGATTATTGGTGCGTACACCATGGGTATTAGTGCTGGTTACAACTACATCCACGGCGAAATCTGGGAAGTGTATTCACGCTTCGAAGAGGCTTTAGAAGAAGCTCGCGCTGCAGGTTATTTGGGCGACAAAATTTTAGGTAGTGATTTCTCTTTCCAATTACATGCAGCGCCAGGTTGGGGTGCATACATTTGTGGCGAAGAAACTGCATTGCTTGAGTCTTTAGAAGGCAAAAAAGGTCAGCCACGCTTTAAGCCACCATTCCCAGCAAGCTTCGGTTTGTATGGCAAGCCAACAACGATTAACAATACTGAAACGTTTGCAGCCGTGCCATTCATCTTGGCGATTGGTGGTCAAGCTTATTTAGATCTTGGCAAGCCAAATAATGGCGGTACAAAGATTTTCTCTGTATCTGGTGACGTAGCTCATCCTGGTAATTATGAGATTCCATTGGGCACACCTTTTGCTGATTTATTGAAGTTGGCAGGTGGCATGCGTGATGGCAAGGCAATTAAAGCTGTTATTCCAGGCGGCTCTTCTGCTCCAGTGATTCCTGGTGCGCAAATGATGGATCTGACAATGGATTACGACAGCATTGCGAAAGCTGGTTCGATGTTGGGATCGGGTGCTGTGATTGTGATGAATGAGACACGTTGTATGGTGCGCGCATTAGAGCGTTTGTCTTATTTCTATCATGAAGAATCATGTGGTCAGTGCACGCCATGTCGCGAAGGTACTGGTTGGTTATGGCGTATTGTTCATCGCATTGAACATGGCCAAGGACGACCAGAAGATTTGGATTTGCTAAATGATGTTGCTGCCAATATTCAGGGTCGCACCATTTGCGCATTGGGTGATGCAGCTGCTATGCCAGTACGCGGCATGTTGAAGCATTACATGGATGAATTTGCGTATCACGTAGAACATAAGCGCTGCTTAGATTCTGTGAAACCTTTATAA
- the nuoG gene encoding NADH-quinone oxidoreductase subunit NuoG, producing MVEIELDGKTVEVPQGSMVMHAANKLGTYVPHFCYHKKLSIAANCRMCLVEVEKAPKPLPACATPVTQGMKVFTHSAKAVEAQRSVMEFLLINHPLDCPICDQGGECQLQDLAVGYGKSNSRYEEEKRVVFHKNVGPLISMQEMSRCIHCTRCVRFGQEVAGVMELGMINRGEHSEITTFVGQTVDSELSGNMIDLCPVGALTSKPFRYEARTWELGRKRSVSPHDSLGANTTVQTKNNKVMRVVALENEAINECWISDRDRFAYEGLNSADRVKTPMVKQGGQWLETDWQSALDYVAHSLKTISSESGAQSIGALAHPISSTEELHLLQKIIRGLGSNQVETRLRQANIAGAASAAWLGMPVAKLSELDRALIIGSFLRKDQPIVAARLRTAAKRGLQVSRIDAGGDDWLIPAANIAAAPSSWLNALAEVAQAVAKAKSASVPAGTPSVTISAAAQKIADSLLSGATTAVLLGSAAVAHPQSSDLHVLAQFIANQTGATLGFLPEGGNAVGASLVNANGAGVDSVLSGERRAVLLMNIEPDTDLPNPQQARAALAKANTVIALSPFKSADLLEVADVILPITPFTETVSTFVNAEGRAQTVQPSVKPLGDSRPAWKVLRVLGGLLDLDGFLYNLPEEVLGEALGDNYCTRLNNQSSSNSISAGAQSSGLERLADVNIYAGDLIVRRASALQLTKDAKRGNQVGLGQKLFAELGLKEGDAVRVTQGSSSVDMPATLEANLAANTVRVSAGTAASSKLGSMFGPVTVTKA from the coding sequence ATGGTTGAAATCGAATTAGATGGCAAGACGGTAGAAGTTCCGCAAGGTTCGATGGTGATGCACGCCGCGAATAAATTGGGAACATACGTACCGCATTTTTGCTATCACAAGAAACTATCAATTGCCGCTAACTGCCGTATGTGTTTGGTGGAAGTTGAAAAGGCGCCAAAACCTTTGCCTGCTTGCGCTACACCGGTGACTCAAGGCATGAAGGTATTTACGCACTCTGCTAAGGCGGTTGAAGCACAGCGCTCAGTGATGGAATTCTTGCTAATTAACCATCCATTGGATTGCCCAATTTGCGACCAAGGTGGTGAATGTCAATTACAAGATTTGGCGGTTGGTTACGGTAAGTCAAATTCGCGCTATGAAGAAGAGAAGCGTGTGGTATTTCATAAGAATGTAGGCCCATTGATCTCCATGCAGGAGATGAGCCGTTGCATTCACTGCACTCGTTGCGTCCGCTTTGGCCAAGAAGTCGCCGGTGTGATGGAGCTTGGTATGATCAATCGTGGTGAGCATTCAGAGATCACTACATTCGTTGGTCAAACGGTAGATTCAGAGCTATCTGGAAACATGATTGATTTATGTCCAGTTGGTGCGCTAACGAGCAAGCCATTCCGCTATGAGGCTCGTACATGGGAATTGGGGCGTAAGCGTTCTGTAAGTCCACACGATAGCCTCGGTGCAAATACTACGGTACAGACCAAAAATAACAAAGTAATGCGTGTGGTTGCTTTAGAGAATGAAGCTATCAACGAATGCTGGATTAGTGACCGCGATCGTTTTGCTTATGAAGGTCTCAATAGCGCTGATCGTGTAAAAACACCAATGGTCAAGCAGGGCGGTCAGTGGTTAGAAACTGACTGGCAATCTGCATTGGACTATGTAGCTCATTCATTAAAAACAATTTCCTCTGAAAGCGGCGCGCAATCAATTGGAGCCTTGGCACATCCAATTTCAAGCACGGAAGAATTGCATCTTTTACAAAAGATAATTCGCGGATTGGGCTCAAATCAAGTTGAAACTCGTCTACGTCAAGCCAATATTGCTGGTGCTGCATCAGCTGCATGGTTGGGTATGCCAGTTGCAAAGTTAAGCGAGTTGGATCGTGCTCTAATCATCGGCAGTTTCTTGCGCAAGGATCAACCAATTGTTGCTGCCCGTCTACGCACTGCTGCTAAACGTGGATTGCAGGTTTCACGTATCGATGCGGGTGGTGATGATTGGTTAATTCCGGCTGCTAACATCGCTGCTGCTCCAAGTTCCTGGTTGAACGCATTAGCAGAGGTAGCTCAAGCTGTAGCAAAAGCGAAGTCTGCTTCAGTTCCCGCTGGAACACCTTCAGTAACTATTTCAGCCGCAGCGCAAAAGATTGCTGACAGCTTGTTATCTGGAGCAACTACTGCTGTATTGCTTGGCTCTGCAGCGGTAGCGCATCCACAATCATCCGATCTTCATGTGCTTGCACAATTTATTGCTAATCAAACTGGTGCTACTTTAGGTTTCTTGCCTGAGGGCGGTAATGCAGTTGGTGCTTCATTGGTAAATGCGAATGGCGCTGGAGTTGACTCTGTATTGTCAGGTGAGCGTCGCGCGGTATTGTTGATGAATATCGAGCCAGATACTGATTTGCCAAATCCACAGCAGGCTCGTGCTGCTTTAGCAAAAGCAAATACAGTAATTGCATTGAGCCCATTCAAATCTGCAGACTTATTGGAAGTGGCGGATGTTATTTTGCCAATTACGCCATTCACTGAAACAGTTTCTACGTTTGTTAATGCCGAGGGTAGAGCGCAAACAGTTCAGCCTTCTGTAAAACCACTTGGTGATTCACGACCTGCTTGGAAAGTGTTACGAGTACTTGGTGGCTTGTTGGATCTTGATGGTTTCTTATACAACTTGCCAGAAGAAGTGCTGGGTGAGGCATTGGGTGATAACTATTGCACTCGTTTGAACAATCAAAGTTCCAGCAATTCAATTTCCGCAGGCGCGCAATCCTCTGGATTAGAGCGCTTAGCTGATGTCAATATCTATGCTGGCGACTTAATTGTTCGTCGCGCTTCGGCTTTGCAGCTAACTAAAGATGCCAAGCGTGGCAATCAGGTTGGCTTGGGCCAAAAACTATTCGCTGAATTAGGCTTAAAAGAGGGTGATGCAGTGCGCGTGACGCAGGGAAGTTCATCTGTAGACATGCCAGCAACACTAGAGGCAAATTTGGCTGCAAATACCGTTCGAGTTTCAGCAGGAACTGCTGCTAGCTCCAAGTTGGGATCTATGTTTGGTCCTGTAACCGTAACTAAGGCATAA
- the nuoH gene encoding NADH-quinone oxidoreductase subunit NuoH — translation MENFLDLVTTQGEAIFGSLWPLVWALVRIVIIVLPMFGCVAYLTLWERKLIGWMHIRLGPNRVGPLGLLQPIADALKLLMKEIISPTQASKVLYFIAPVMVIAPAFAAWAVIPFQAKMMLADVNAGLLYIMAISSIGVYGVILAGWSSNSKYPFLGAMRASAQMISYEIAMGFALVTVLLTSGSLNLSTIVESQEHGYFAHMGLNFLSWNWLPLLPMFLIYFISGVAETNRHPFDVVEGESEIVAGHMVEYSGMSFAMFFLAEYANMILIAAVASIMFLGGWLPIVDLPILRDIPGFFWLFGKTFFLLSCVIWLRATLPRYRYDQIMRLGWKIFIPISVFWVVVIGAWVVSPWNIWK, via the coding sequence ATGGAAAATTTCTTAGACCTCGTTACTACCCAAGGCGAAGCTATTTTTGGTTCTTTGTGGCCATTAGTTTGGGCCTTGGTTCGGATCGTCATCATCGTTCTACCAATGTTTGGATGTGTAGCGTATCTAACTTTGTGGGAACGTAAATTAATTGGCTGGATGCACATTCGTCTTGGACCAAACCGTGTTGGTCCTTTGGGATTATTGCAACCAATCGCAGATGCATTAAAGCTGCTAATGAAGGAGATTATTTCTCCAACTCAAGCAAGCAAAGTTTTATATTTCATTGCACCGGTTATGGTGATCGCACCAGCCTTTGCAGCTTGGGCGGTGATTCCATTCCAAGCGAAGATGATGTTGGCGGACGTTAATGCCGGACTGCTTTACATCATGGCTATTTCCTCCATTGGTGTTTATGGTGTCATCCTAGCTGGCTGGTCATCTAACTCTAAGTACCCATTCCTTGGCGCAATGCGTGCATCAGCACAAATGATTTCTTATGAAATTGCTATGGGCTTTGCATTGGTAACCGTATTGCTGACATCAGGCTCATTAAATTTAAGCACTATTGTTGAGTCTCAAGAGCATGGTTATTTTGCTCACATGGGTCTGAATTTCTTGTCGTGGAATTGGTTGCCATTGCTGCCGATGTTCTTGATCTATTTCATTTCTGGTGTGGCTGAAACGAATCGTCACCCATTTGACGTGGTTGAGGGTGAGTCAGAGATTGTTGCTGGTCACATGGTTGAGTACTCTGGTATGTCATTTGCCATGTTCTTCTTGGCGGAATATGCCAACATGATTTTGATTGCCGCTGTTGCATCAATCATGTTCTTAGGCGGTTGGTTGCCAATTGTTGATTTGCCGATTCTGCGAGATATCCCTGGATTTTTCTGGTTGTTTGGCAAAACTTTCTTCTTGCTGTCTTGTGTTATCTGGTTACGTGCCACATTGCCTCGCTATCGCTATGACCAAATTATGCGTTTAGGCTGGAAGATCTTCATTCCTATCTCAGTATTCTGGGTAGTGGTTATCGGTGCATGGGTTGTATCCCCATGGAATATTTGGAAATAA
- the nuoI gene encoding NADH-quinone oxidoreductase subunit NuoI encodes MFKKISQFLDSLMLKDILTGMSITGRYLFKPKITVQYPDEKTPLSNRFRGLHALRRYENGEERCIGCKLCEAVCPAYAITIETAERDDGTRRTTRYDIDLTKCIFCGFCEEACPVDAIVETNIFEYFGDKRGDLYFTKEMLLAVGDKYEKDIAVNRAIDAPYR; translated from the coding sequence ATGTTTAAGAAAATTTCCCAATTCCTCGATAGCTTGATGTTGAAAGACATTCTGACTGGTATGTCAATTACCGGTCGTTATCTCTTTAAACCAAAAATCACTGTTCAATATCCAGACGAAAAGACGCCATTGTCGAATCGTTTCCGTGGTCTACATGCATTGCGCCGTTATGAAAATGGGGAAGAACGTTGCATCGGTTGCAAATTATGTGAAGCAGTATGCCCAGCTTATGCAATTACGATCGAGACAGCCGAGCGTGATGACGGTACCCGTCGTACGACTCGCTATGACATTGATTTAACTAAGTGCATTTTCTGTGGATTCTGTGAAGAGGCTTGTCCAGTTGACGCTATCGTTGAAACCAATATTTTTGAATACTTTGGCGATAAGCGTGGCGACTTGTATTTCACAAAAGAGATGCTTTTGGCTGTAGGCGATAAGTATGAAAAAGATATTGCCGTTAACCGCGCTATTGATGCGCCTTATCGTTAA
- a CDS encoding NADH-quinone oxidoreductase subunit J yields the protein MTFDPSTLFAVFFYGFASLLVISALRVITARNPVHAALFLVLAFFCASGIWMLLKAEFLSLALILVYVGAVMVLFLFVVMMLDLDLEHLRRDFKKFLPIAFLMGAVIVLELSIVIIRSFIGTDVPVQLMPEEAMASNTQALGMLIFGDYVYAFEVAGVILLVAIIAAVALTLRNRKDSKSQNIHDQVNVVAADRMKIVKMDADMNAKQDARGEKK from the coding sequence ATGACATTCGATCCATCCACTTTATTTGCCGTATTTTTTTACGGCTTCGCAAGTTTGTTGGTGATTTCCGCCTTACGCGTGATTACCGCACGTAATCCTGTGCATGCAGCGCTATTTTTGGTTCTCGCATTCTTTTGTGCATCTGGAATCTGGATGTTGCTAAAGGCAGAGTTCCTGAGCTTGGCATTAATTTTGGTTTACGTTGGCGCGGTGATGGTTCTGTTCCTCTTCGTTGTCATGATGTTGGATCTGGATTTAGAGCATTTGCGCCGTGATTTCAAAAAGTTTCTTCCTATCGCATTCTTGATGGGTGCTGTGATTGTTCTTGAGTTATCTATCGTAATTATCAGAAGCTTTATTGGAACAGATGTGCCAGTTCAGTTAATGCCTGAGGAGGCGATGGCAAGCAATACACAAGCATTAGGCATGCTGATATTTGGTGACTATGTGTATGCGTTTGAGGTTGCTGGCGTTATTTTGCTAGTGGCGATCATTGCTGCGGTGGCGCTTACTTTGCGTAATCGCAAAGATTCCAAGTCACAAAATATTCATGATCAGGTAAACGTGGTTGCCGCTGACCGCATGAAAATCGTCAAGATGGATGCCGATATGAATGCGAAGCAAGATGCTAGAGGAGAAAAGAAATGA
- the nuoK gene encoding NADH-quinone oxidoreductase subunit NuoK, whose amino-acid sequence MTITLAHYLVLSAILFATSVIGIFLNRKNVIVLLMAIELMLLSVNMNFVAFSHYLGDMAGQVFVFFILTVAAAEAAIGLAILVVLFRKVDTINAEDLDHLKG is encoded by the coding sequence ATGACGATTACTCTAGCTCATTACTTGGTGCTTAGCGCCATTCTGTTTGCCACCAGCGTGATTGGTATTTTCTTGAATCGCAAAAATGTCATCGTCTTGTTGATGGCTATTGAACTGATGTTGTTATCGGTCAATATGAACTTTGTAGCCTTCTCTCATTACCTAGGGGATATGGCTGGCCAGGTATTTGTATTCTTTATTTTGACTGTGGCTGCTGCTGAAGCGGCGATCGGCTTAGCAATCTTGGTTGTGCTCTTCCGTAAGGTTGACACGATTAATGCCGAAGATCTAGACCACCTAAAAGGCTAG
- the nuoL gene encoding NADH-quinone oxidoreductase subunit L, whose translation MQLTLTIPVLCAIPLAPLFGSMIAGFFGTKLGGNRIGHGACQFVTILGVAIAFALSCNVLAQVMDGFYFNGTVYRWMQLGELNLDIGFLIDPLTATMMCVVTFVSLMVHIYTIGYMHGEEGYNRFFSYISLFTFAMLMLVMSNNLLQLFFGWEAVGVVSYLLIGFYFERQSAVFANMKAFLVNRVGDFGFILGIGLLLASTGSMQYDVIFSQNTALAAQTLPGTGWNLLTVACICLFIGAMGKSAQFPLHVWLPDSMEGPTPISALIHAATMVTAGIFMVSRMSPLFELSDVALSFILVIGSITALFMGFLGIVQNDIKRVVAYSTLSQLGYMTVALGVSAYPVAIFHLMTHAFFKALLFLAAGSVILGMHHEQDMRKMGGLWKYMPITCLMMLLGNLALIGTPFFSGFYSKDSIIEAVAASHIPGSGFAYFAVMASVFVTALYSFRLYFWVFHGKARWGHADSHAHHHDHAEQGDDHAHHGLAPGEKPHESPLVVTLPLILLAIPSVIIGFYTITPLLFGTYFGDSIFIDLARHPVMKELAEEFHGPVAMAIHAFTSPVLGLVVLGVLTAAIGYLWAPGLPAKFAQTFAPIKKLFDNKYYLDDLNQAVFAKGLIWIGGILWHRGDQKVIDGFLVNGSAHTVGRFAGVIRHLQSGYVYHYAFAMIAGLAVLLAWVLYAYLPFVR comes from the coding sequence ATGCAATTAACCTTAACTATTCCTGTTCTTTGCGCAATTCCGTTGGCGCCATTGTTTGGCTCCATGATTGCCGGCTTCTTTGGTACTAAATTGGGCGGCAATCGAATTGGTCATGGAGCTTGCCAATTCGTGACTATTTTGGGTGTGGCGATTGCATTTGCCTTGTCATGCAATGTATTGGCTCAAGTAATGGATGGCTTCTACTTCAATGGCACTGTTTATCGATGGATGCAGTTGGGTGAACTCAATTTAGACATTGGCTTCTTGATTGATCCATTGACCGCAACCATGATGTGCGTAGTGACATTTGTGTCGCTCATGGTTCATATCTACACGATTGGTTATATGCATGGCGAAGAAGGGTACAACCGCTTTTTCTCATATATTTCTCTATTCACCTTCGCAATGTTGATGCTGGTGATGAGTAACAACCTATTGCAACTCTTTTTTGGATGGGAAGCAGTGGGTGTGGTTTCTTACTTATTGATTGGCTTTTACTTTGAGCGTCAGTCTGCAGTATTTGCAAACATGAAGGCCTTCTTGGTCAACCGTGTTGGTGACTTTGGATTCATTTTGGGTATTGGCTTGTTGCTAGCAAGCACAGGCTCTATGCAATATGACGTTATCTTTTCACAAAACACCGCATTAGCCGCACAAACACTACCTGGCACTGGTTGGAATCTTCTAACAGTTGCATGTATTTGTTTATTCATTGGCGCAATGGGTAAATCTGCGCAATTTCCATTGCATGTCTGGCTTCCTGATTCCATGGAAGGTCCAACCCCGATTTCTGCATTGATTCACGCAGCAACCATGGTTACCGCTGGCATCTTTATGGTGTCCCGTATGTCGCCATTGTTTGAGCTTTCAGATGTTGCACTCAGCTTCATCTTGGTAATTGGCTCAATTACTGCGCTGTTTATGGGATTCTTGGGAATCGTGCAAAACGACATCAAGCGTGTTGTAGCGTATTCCACGCTTTCACAGTTGGGCTATATGACAGTTGCACTTGGTGTATCTGCATACCCAGTCGCCATATTCCACTTGATGACCCACGCATTCTTTAAGGCGTTGTTATTCCTTGCTGCGGGTAGTGTGATTTTAGGTATGCACCATGAGCAGGACATGCGCAAAATGGGCGGCCTGTGGAAATACATGCCAATCACTTGTCTCATGATGTTGCTTGGTAATCTCGCTTTAATTGGTACACCTTTCTTCTCGGGTTTCTATTCGAAAGACTCAATTATTGAAGCGGTAGCAGCAAGCCATATTCCTGGATCAGGCTTTGCATACTTTGCGGTTATGGCTAGCGTCTTTGTTACAGCTTTGTATTCATTCCGCCTCTATTTCTGGGTATTCCACGGAAAGGCTCGTTGGGGTCATGCAGATTCTCATGCTCACCATCATGATCATGCGGAGCAGGGTGATGACCATGCTCACCACGGTTTAGCACCAGGTGAGAAACCTCATGAGTCACCATTAGTGGTTACATTGCCGCTGATTTTGTTGGCAATTCCATCTGTGATTATTGGTTTTTACACCATTACTCCACTTCTATTTGGTACATATTTCGGTGATTCGATCTTTATTGATCTTGCCCGTCATCCAGTCATGAAAGAACTTGCAGAAGAATTCCATGGTCCAGTTGCAATGGCTATTCATGCATTTACTTCCCCTGTATTAGGGTTGGTTGTATTGGGTGTTCTGACTGCAGCCATCGGCTATTTATGGGCCCCAGGCTTGCCAGCTAAGTTTGCTCAGACTTTTGCGCCTATTAAGAAGCTCTTTGATAACAAGTACTACTTGGATGATTTGAATCAAGCAGTATTTGCTAAGGGTCTTATTTGGATTGGCGGAATTCTTTGGCATCGTGGTGACCAGAAAGTGATTGATGGTTTCCTGGTCAACGGAAGCGCGCATACAGTAGGGCGCTTTGCTGGAGTGATTCGTCATTTGCAATCCGGTTATGTTTATCACTATGCGTTTGCAATGATTGCAGGCTTAGCAGTATTGCTGGCTTGGGTTTTATACGCTTATCTGCCTTTTGTTCGCTAG